One window of Brassica napus cultivar Da-Ae unplaced genomic scaffold, Da-Ae ScsIHWf_270;HRSCAF=446, whole genome shotgun sequence genomic DNA carries:
- the LOC125601965 gene encoding mediator of RNA polymerase II transcription subunit 13-like isoform X1, with protein sequence MWTNVFRIGGLHNVSWFQFLPSEAELSPASDTTSSRAEQNDVATYLVLSSHLRLQKEGFLTTWTNSFVGPWDPSQGLYNPDEKIKLWLFLPGRHSSITDKAQAAVSKLRVVASGIWVAPGDSEEISVAFSQSLRNCIERALTGLSYMRFGDVFSKFSPQSEDYLRRGQPTVEFIFAATEEAVFVHVIVSAKNVRALSSSDAERLLRSSSKNSSYRLPVIVSPHGMRGSLTGFCPNDLVKQVYFSSGNIGTSSGYIGLPSHVGRRSRLINDNHGYVEVTLGCCQSINDNTSQTNSTFAVNFPHNQRPEPSVGSRDYRKGQQDISSVREKKFIYPAEAVLVPILQSAFAKFSLKRFWLQNWIGPSLAGSSLSMHWAGDFDFLGSSGNKSDGFYEKNGYNSSGSSRNSSISSTSSASSGSGWRMASRTGDLDADADSLTCRQSGLTCNDDRPKSGSKRSRTGRTESFGQVGITDDQIGWDWDDDDDDDDDRGVGMDINALLSEFGDFGDFFENDALPFGEPPGTAESHTLMIPPDSAEIGCSPVDMMDVSDQIVLPDGFSSFESFNPVPPITDECLIKSQEVINSSVTSATLNQMSSSSTGEFDHLIKAEAMMTFAPEYGAVEVPMSEISSFKSPYLPKSHKVESSHSRTSNYVYGPTPPATDSDGAADKNLLGSKACIGNNDGRTLFQSRDYYTQVEGRKDQHKMLPTVISDNSSTKEGVSQLKYSYFSAVKTIQGKKSDGISAVVSTLLSSKTLLATDVGSVMFQAFMSRMRHIIISSKHSSPFSLTRLSGKLFLNQLSNEPSSLTDNISARNKIYKKEIPTRIAGGFDGGMIDSHMSAPVGVWRTVSVPKTAKPASSPNIEAGSSLPHSSFSEDSLLSYGQRQPLQELLDGIALLVQQATSFVDLALDSDCGDGPYGWLALEELWRRELSCGPSAGHAGCGGTLASCHSLDIAGVKLVDPLSAEVFPSSVITLLQSDIKTALKSAFGQSDGPLSVTDWCKGRNHAMDGGSISEGSTAESSLREAMSIDSGKREETAQSQDIYSSELLRPTLFVLPSPSILVGYQDDWLKISTNALPHWEKAPFEPYALPKNMSYTVVCPDIDPLTSAATDFFQQLGTVYETCRLGTHLPHILGNQMETDAGRLSSSGFVLLDCPQSMKIESNNTSLLGSLSDYFLSLSNGWNVTSYLKSLSKALKGLKLESCLYTNQKEGSATSPCIVVYIVCPFPDPSAVLRTIVQSSIALGSGIQPDKDRRSLLNSQVARAFASSAAVDEASISHIPVLSGFSVPKLVLQVVSVDSIFRITSPSFNELVILKDTAFSVYNKARKISRGMPNDAFQSSSLSSRSSSALTPMSSISGSWKDCVGSRMTGSTHPRDGERDGSMRTSWDSWQMTRSGGLSCDPNRNEDFYLNDESFYLFEPLFILSEPGSVERGVSPTFGGLGSESSKPVPEDGGRGSGLGVNAMEGIPSGSSSQGDASQVEGKNIPSLHCCYGWTEDWRWLVSIWTDARGELLDTHIFPFGGISSRQDTKGLQCLFVQVLQQGCQILQACSSPDNGSSKPRDFVITRIGNFFELEYLEWQKAIYSAGGPDIKKWPIQLRRSAPSGIATSSSVSSLQPPDMSLIQERASSSSTLYSSHSKPSNFVKGSMGQSAGRKQIMGGQTISGTPRGLFQWVHSISFTSISLDQSLHLVLPAELVSPGGTGMSSSNYIEGFTPVKSLGSTAYSYMMIPSPNMRFLHPSPLQLPTCLTAESPPLAHLLHSKGCAIPLSTGFVVSKAVPSMRKDSRINMKEEWPSVLSVSLIDYYGGYDNAHDKILHGIMKQGGGETQETRDFEVESHLILESIAAELHALSWMTVSPAYLDRRTALPFHCDMVLRLRRLLHFADKELQTTR encoded by the exons ATGTGGACTAATGTTTTCAGAATT GGAGGTCTCCATAATGTTTCTTGGTTTCAGTTTCTTCCTAGTGAAGCTGAGCTGAGTCCTGCCTCTGATACAACAAG TTCAAGAGCTGAGCAGAATGATGTTGCGACCTATCTTGTGCTTTCATCTCATCTCCGGCTTCAGAAGGAAGGCTTTCTTACCACATGGACCAATTCTTTTGTTGGACCTTGGGATCCTTCTCAAGGCTTATACAATCCTG ATGAAAAGATCAAGCTTTGGCTTTTTCTTCCTGGGCGTCATTCATCAATCACTGACAAAGCTCAGGCTGCAGTCTCAAAACTTAGAG TTGTTGCTTCTGGAATTTGGGTAGCGCCTGGGGACTCTGAAGAGATATCAGTTGCCTTTTCACAGTCTTTACGTAATTGCATTGAAAG AGCATTAACTGGACTTTCCTACATGAGATTTGGAgatgttttttcaaaattcagcCCTCAAAGTGAAGATTATTTGAG GAGGGGACAGCCTACTGTTGAGTTCATCTTTGCTGCTACCGAGGAGGCAGTTTTTGTCCATGTCATTGTATCTGCCAA GAATGTCCGGGCACTTTCAAGTAGCGATGCTGAGAGACTGTTAAGGAGTTCTTCGAAAAACTCCAGTTATAGGCTTCCCG TGATTGTTTCTCCTCATGGTATGCGGGGCAGCCTCACTGGATTCTGTCCCAATGACCTTGTCAAGCAAGTCTACTTCAG TTCTGGAAACATAGGGACTTCGAGTGGATATATTGGTCTCCCTTCTCATGTTGGTCGTAGGTCCCGTCTGATAAATGACAATCATGGTTACGTGGAAGTTACACTTGGTTGCTGCCAAAGTATTAATGACAACACAAGTCAAACTAATTCGACCTTTGCGGTAAACTTTCCCCATAATCAGCGGCCTGAACCATCAGTTGGGAGTAGAGATTACCGGAAAGGACAACAAGATATCTCATCCGTGCGTGAAAAAAAGTTCATATATCCAGCTGAGGCAGTGCTTGTGCCAATCTTACAGTCGGCATTTGCTAAATTTTCTTTGAAAAG GTTTTGGCTTCAAAACTGGATAGGACCATCACTGGCAGGCTCATCGTTATCTATGCACTG GGCTGGTGATTTTGACTTCCTTGGATCGTCTGGAAATAAGAGTGATgggttttatgaaaaaaatggtTATAACAGCAGCGGCAGTAGCCGTAATAGCAGCATTAGTTCAACAAGTAGTGCTTCTAGCGGGAGTGGTTGGAGAATGGCTTCAAGAACTGGTGACCTTGATGCTGATGCAGATTCGTTGACGTGTAGGCAATCTGGTCTAACTTGTAATGATGATCGCCCAAAATCG GGTTCTAAGCGGTCGCGAACAGGGAGGACAGAGTCTTTCGGTCAAGTAG GCATTACAGATGATCAAATTGGCTGGGATTGggatgatgacgatgatgatgatgatgatagagGAGTTGGAATGGATATCAATGCACTTCTTTCAGAGTTTGGAGACTTTGGTGACTTCTTTGAGAATGATGCGTTGCCTTTTGGGGAG CCACCGGGAACAGCAGAGTCGCATACGCTAATGATTCCTCCAGATTCTGCTGAAATAGGTTGCAGTCCAGTTGATATGATGGATGTATCAGACCAGATTGTTTTGCCCGATGGGTTTTCCTCTTTTGAGAGCTTTAATCCTGTTCCCCCGATCACAGATGAGTGCCTTATCAAAAGTCAAGAAGTCATCAACAGCAGTGTCACTTCAGCAACTTTAAATCAGATGTCAAGCTCTTCTACTGGTGAGTTCGATCATTTGATAAAAGCAGAAGCTATGATGACCTTTGCTCCTGAGTATGGAGCTGTTGAAGTACCTATGAGCGAGATTTCCTCTTTCAAAAGCCCATATCTTCCCAAATCTCATAAAGTGGAGAGTTCACATTCAAGAACGAGTAACTATGTTTATGGACCCACACCACCGGCCACTGATTCTGATGGAGCAGCCGACAAGAATTTACTTGGATCAAAAGCCTGCATTGGCAACAACGATGGCAGAACTTTGTTTCAGTCGAGAGATTATTACACTCAAGTGGAGGGAAGAAAGGACCAACATAAGATGCTACCTACTGTAATTAGTGACAACAGTAGTACAAAGGAGGGTGTTTCTCAGTTAAAATATTCATACTTCAGTGCTGTTAAGACCATACAGGGGAAAAAGTCTGACGGTATATCTGCTGTTGTTAGTACTTTATTATCTTCAAAGACCTTGTTGGCAACAGACGTGGGAAGCGTTATGTTCCAAGCTTTCATGTCTAGGATGCGGCACATAATCATTTCTTCGAAGCACAGTTCACCATTTAGTCTGACAAGGCTTAGTGGAAAGCTATTTCTGAACCAGCTGTCAAATGAGCCCAGTAGTCTGACAGACAatatatctgcaaggaacaagaTATATAAGAAAGAAATACCTACTAGAATAGCTGGAGGTTTCGACGGAGGAATGATAGACAGCCACATGAGTGCACCAGTTGGCGTGTGGCGGACTGTTTCAGTCCCAAAAACAGCAAAACCTGCTAGTTCGCCAAATATTGAAGCAGGCTCATCATTGCCCCATAGTTCATTTAGCGAAGACAGCTTGCTTTCTTATGGCCAAAGACAGCCATTGCAGGAACTCCTAGATGGAATAGCGCTACTTGTACAGCAAGCTACTTCTTTTGTTGATTTAGCTCTGGATTCAGATTGTGGAGATGGTCCTTATGGCTGGCTTGCGCTGGAAGAGTTATGGAGACGGGAACTTTCGTGTGGGCCCTCTGCTGGCCATGCAGGTTGTGGGGGAACTTTGGCTTCCTGCCATTCTCTGGACATTGCTGGTGTCAAGCTAGTTGACCCACTCTCTGCTGAG gtttttcctTCGTCTGTCATTACTCTGCTGCAATCTGACATCAAAACAGCTCTGAAATCTGCATTTGGTCAGTCAGATGGTCCATTATCTGTCACAGATTGGTGCAAGGGCCGGAATCACGCAATGGATGGGGGATCTATTTCTGAGGGATCTACTGCTGAGTCATCCCTCCGTGAAG CGATGTCAATAGATAGTGGGAAACGAGAGGAGACTGCTCAGAGCCAAGACATATACAGTTCAGAATTACTCCGACCGACACTTTTTGTTCTTCCGTCACCTTCTATACTTGTCGG GTACCAAGATGACTGGCTTAAGATATCAACTAACGCCTTGCCACATTGGGAAAAGGCCCCTTTCGAGCCATATGCTCTGCCGAAAAAT ATGAGCTATACTGTTGTATGCCCGGATATAGATCCTTTAACCAGTGCTGCCACTGATTTCTTCCAACAACTTGGAACTG TTTATGAGACGTGCAGACTGGGAACCCATTTGCCACATATTCTGGGAAATCAAATGGAAACTGACGCTGGAAGATTATCCTCATCTGGATTTGTTCTGCTTGATTGCCCTCAGTCGATGAAGATTGAAAGCAATAACACATCGCTTCTGGGATCTCTCAGCGATTATTTTCTGTCTTTGTCGAATGGGTGGAATGTGACTAGCTATCTGAAGTCTTTATCAAAAGCGCTGAAAGGTCTAAAGCTTGAGTCTTGCCTTTACACAAACCAGAAAGAAGGATCAGCTACGAGTCCTTGCATC GTAGTGTACATAGTGTGTCCATTTCCCGACCCTTCGGCAGTTTTAAGGACGATCGTCCAATCGTCTATTGCACTTGGATCAGGAATACAGCCAGATAAAGACAGGAGATCGTTACTTAACAGTCAGGTTGCAAGGGCGTTTGCTAGTTCTGCTGCTGTAGACGAAGCATCAATATCTCATATTCCAGTGCTTTCGGGGTTTAGTGTCCCCAAACTAGTTCTACAGGTGGTGTCTGTTGATTCTATTTTCCGGATAACAAGTCCGAGCTTTAATGAGCTTGTCATTCTCAAGGATACTGCCTTTTCTGTATACAATAAGGCTCGTAAAATCTCACGAGGAATGCCTAATGATGCATTTCAGTCGTCCTCTTTATCAAGTAGATCGTCTTCAGCCTTGACACCAATGAGCTCTATTTCAGGAAGCTGGAAAGACTGTGTTGGTTCTCGAATGACAGGTTCTACACATCCAAGAGATGGTGAAAGGGATGGTAGCATGAGAACGAGTTGGGATAGCTGGCAAATGACAAGATCTGGAGGATTAAGCTGCGACCCAAACAGAAATGAAGATTTTTACCTTAATgatgaaagtttttatttatttgaaccGCTTTTCATTCTTTCCGAGCCTGGTTCAGTGGAGCGTGGAGTTTCACCTACTTTTGGCGGCTTAGGTTCAGAGTCTTCAAAGCCAGTACCTGAGGATGGTGGCAGAGGTTCTGGACTTGGCGTCAATGCAATGGAAGGCATACCATCAGGATCAAGCTCACAGGGGGATGCATCCCAGGTTGAAGGAAAGAATATTCCAAGTTTACATTGCTGCTACGGTTGGACAGAGGACTGGCGATGGCTTGTAAGCATCTGGACAGATGCCAGGGGTGAACTGCTTGACACACATATATTTCCCTTTGGTGGAATTAGCAGTAGACAGGATACGAAAGGGCTGCAGTGTCTTTTTGTTCAAGTTCTGCAGCAAGGATGTCAAATCCTACAGGCATGTTCCTCCCCTGACAATGGATCTTCAAAACCCAGAGATTTTGTCATTACACGCATTGGCAATTTCTTTGAGCTTGAATACCTAG AGTGGCAAAAGGCAATATACTCAGCTGGAGGTCCTGACATTAAAAAGTGGCCTATTCAACTTCGACGTTCTGCACCTTCTGGCATAGCCACCAGTAGCAGCGTATCTTCCTTGCAACCGCCGGATATGAGTTTGATTCAAGAGAGAGCCTCGTCAAGTAGCACACTCTACAGCTCTCACTCAAAACCATCCAACTTCGTGAAAGGCAGTATGGGGCAATCTGCTGGAAGAAAGCAGATAATGGGTGGACAAACCATTTCTGGTACTCCAAGGGGTTTGTTTCAGTGGGTTCACAGCATTAGTTTTACTTCTATTTCACTTGATCAATCTCTGCATCTTGTTCTTCCGGCTGAGTTGGTATCTCCAG GAGGTACTGGTATGAGTTCATCAAATTACATTGAAGGTTTCACTCCTGTCAAATCTCTTGGGTCAACGGCTTACTCGTACATGATGATACCATCACCCAACATGCGCTTTCTTCACCCAAGTCCTCTTCAGCTTCCTACATGTTTAACTGCCGAATCACCTCCGCTTGCTCACCTTCTTCACAGCAAGGGCTGTGCAATACCCTTATCTACCGGGTTTGTTGTTTCAAAAGCTGTGCCTTCCATGAGAAAAGACTCGagaataaatatgaaagaagAATGGCCATCAGTTCTCTCTGTTAGTCTCATTGACTACTATGGTGGTTATGACAACGCTCATGACAAAATTCTTCATGGAATCATGAAGCAAGGCGGTGGAGAGACCCAAGAAACTAGAGATTTTGAGGTTGAAAGCCATCTTATCCTTGAGTCAATTGCGGCAGAACTCCACGCTCTATCATGGATGACTGTAAGTCCAGCATATCTGGATAGGCGGACGGCATTGCCTTTTCACTGTGATATGGTTCTCAGACTGAGACGTCTTCTTCATTTTGCGGATAAAGAACTCCAGACTACCAGATAA